A genome region from Penicillium psychrofluorescens genome assembly, chromosome: 3 includes the following:
- a CDS encoding uncharacterized protein (ID:PFLUO_004595-T1.cds;~source:funannotate): MPLHLLGKKSWNVYNPESIARVQRDEAQAKAREEEDERRMQEVDAERRIQILRGERPSTPPPPPPPASSDRSPRSDRKTTDDAGGYRKRRRLAGEDDTDRDIRLARDDAARATAKRDELALTSRRKESDVQAPLVDGAGHINLFPAAKQKAEKNPEVEAEASRKKRSYEDQYTMRFSNAAGFKEVAGRKPWYSSAEQDVRAPASMSEKNVWGNEDPRRKEREKARMDTNDPLAAIKRGVRQLKTTEQERKRWNEHKRREIEALKAEEVQRSSPRRRKRSPSAGSLDGFQLDAPAGREREDRHRRSSSHRHRSSHRDRSRDRSHRSHRHSSRSHRHHDGASDKDRRSRKPESGRT, translated from the exons ATGCCTCT CCATCTCCTCGGCAAAAAGTCATGGAACGTTTACAACCCAGAAAGTATCGCCCGCGTCCAGCGCGACGAGGCACAGGCCAAAGcccgcgaggaagaggatgagcGTCGCATGCAAGAGGTCGACGCCGAGCGCCGCATTCAGATCCTCCGCGGTGAACGtccatccactcctcccccaccaccaccgcctgCATCATCCGACCGATCCCCCCGATCAGACCGCAAGACCACTGATGACGCGGGCGGATATCGGAAAAGAAGACGtctcgcgggcgaggacgacACGGACCGCGATATCCGTCTAGCGCGCGATGATGCCGCGCGAGCAACTGCAAAACGGGACGAGCTGGCTCTCACATCCCGCCGTAAGGAGAGTGATGTCCAAGCACCGCTTGTAGATGGCGCAGGCCACATCAATCTGTTTCCTGCAGCGAAACAAaaggcagagaagaacccggaggtggaggcggaggcttCACGGAAGAAACGAAGCTACGAAGATCAATATACCATGCGGTTCTCGAATGCGGCGGGGTTCAAAGAGGTAGCGGGGCGGAAGCCGTGGTATTCATCTGCAGAGCAGGACGTTCGAGCGCCAGCTTCCATGTCTGAAAAGAATGTCTGGGGGAATGAAGATCCCCGGCgcaaggagagagaaaaggcGCGGATGGACACGAATGATCCTCTTGCAGCTATCAAGCGCGGCGTGAGGCAGCTGAAAACTACGGAGCAGGAGCGGAAACGCTGGAATGAGCACAAGCGGAGGGAGATCGAGGCCTTGAAGGCTGAAGAAGTGCAGCGGTCGAGTCCGCGCCGGCGGAAACGGTCACCCTCCGCGGGCAGTTTGGATGGCTTCCAGCTTGATGCGCCCGCTGGACGGGAGCGTGAGGATAGACATCGACGGAGCTCCTCCCATCGACATCGGAGCAGCCACCGGGATCGGAGTCGAGATCGCTCTCATCGGAGTCACCGGCACTCCTCGCGAAGTCATCGCCATCACGACGGAGCCTCTGACAAAGACCGGCGTTCCAGGAAACCAGAAAGTGGCAGAACTTAG
- a CDS encoding uncharacterized protein (ID:PFLUO_004596-T1.cds;~source:funannotate) — translation MPPRMPVGGRPPPGGGQTWTLQPDKSPDTNYTFGNLVAVSPQDIPPTRDRGDILVLINDFFVLSARPLDGFPPGRIGMSDPQRTWANIGLRDMVKVQLYDPFSQGGQAYLGSADIEVSFASVKKRPQEPYDQDVLGREVIRAFNNQIFAPGQRILLDVANVPLLLHVKTVQRVDLTAEKIDLSSGLEETDGLARGILTTHTQLNFYRDKETGINVKSSNRRPAANSIIQPGFKFEDMGIGGLDSEFSTIFRRAFASRIFPPGLVEKLGIQHVKGLLLHGPPGTGKTLIARQIGKMLNAREPKIINGPEVLNKYVGQSEENVRKMFADAEKEYKEKGDESGLHIIIFDELDAVCKQRGSGAGGGTGVGDSVVNQLLSKLDGVDQLNNILLIGMTNRMDMIDEALLRPGRLEVHMEISLPDESGRAQILKIHTEKMRTNNVMEADVDLVELAHMTKNFSGAEIAGLVKSASSFAFSRHVKVGTMASINEDVVNMKVNRADFHQALAEVQPAFGVSEEELSSRLQYGVIHYSDTINEILREGELFVKQVGQADSTPLFSVLLHGPTGSGKTALAARIAIDSGFPFIKLISPEDMVGFNEAQKIQHINRIFDSAYKSQTSIVVIDNIERIIDWVPIGPRFSNSVLQALMVFLGKNPTHGRRLLILATTTERALMKNLDVYNSFNSDIMVPNVNSFTELRYIMEQSGVFDSQEIKTALENIGGLDESKFSVGVKKILLGIETAKQDADKVGRFVRVVNRAIELEEAGM, via the exons atgccgccgaggatgccGGTCGGAGGACGGCCACCGCCGGGTGGTGGCCAGACCTGGACCTTGCAGCCAGACAAGAGTCCGGACACCAATTATACGTTTGGAAATCT CGTCGCCGTTTCACCGCAGGATATTCCGCCTACGCGAGACCGCGGCGACATCCTAGTCCTGATTAACGACTTCTTCGTTCTCTCCGCTCGTCCTCTGGATGGCTTTCCTCCCGGCCGGATTGGCATGTCGGATCCTCAGCGGACATGGGCGAATATTGGTTTGCGAGACATGGTCAAAGTGCAGCTGTACGATCCATTCAGCCAAGGGGGACAGGCGTATTTGGGTTCTGCCGATATCGAAGTCAGCTTTGCATCGGTGAAGAAGCGGCCGCAAGAGCCGTATGATCAGGATGTGCTGGGACGTGAAGTGATCCGG GCTTTCAATAACCAAATCTTTGCCCCTGGACAACGAATCCTGCTGGACGTTGCGAATGTGCCCCTTTTGTTACATGTCAAGACGGTCCAGCGAGTGGATCTGACCGCCGAGAAAATCGATCTCAGCTCTGGACTGGAGGAGACAGACGGCCTGGCAAGGGGAATCCTCACCACGCACACGCAATTGAACTTTTACAGGGATAAAGAAACCGGCATAAATGTGAAGTCATCCAACCGCCGCCCAGCGGCAAACTCCATCATTCAGCCCGGTTTCAAGTTCGAGGACATGGGCATTGGTGGCCTGGATTCCGAGTTCAGCACGATCTTCCGACGTGCTTTTGCCTCCCGAATCTTCCCCCCTGGTCTGGTCGAGAAACTGGGCATTCAGCATGTTAAGGGTCTGTTGCTTCACGGCCCGCCGGGAACGGGTAAAACGCTGATTGCGCGACAAATTGGAAAGATGCTTAACGCTCGAGAGCCTAAGATCATCAACGGTCCGGAGGTGTTGAACAAGTACGTCGGTCAATCAGAAGAGAACGTTCGAAAGATGTTCGCAGACGCGGAGAAGGAGTACAAAGAAAAGGGCGACGAGAGTGGCCtccacatcatcatctttgacgagctggacgcAGTGTGCAAACAGCGTGGCAGCGGAGCAGGTGGTGGCACCGGCGTGGGCGACAGCGTGGTCAACCAGCTTCTGTCAAAGCTCGATGGCGTTGACCAGCTGAACAACATCCTCTTGATCGGTATGACCAACCGAATGGACATGATCGATGAAGCCCTGTTGCGCCCAGGACGTCTGGAGGTGCACATGGAGATCTCGCTTCCAGACGAGAGTGGTCGAGCTCAGATTCTAAAGATCCACACTGAAAAGATGCGCACCAACAACGTGATGGAAGCCGATGTCGACTTGGTCGAGCTCGCGCACATGACCAAGAACTTTTCTGGTGCTGAGATTGCGGGTCTGGTTAAGTCGGCTTCGTCCTTTGCCTTCTCGCGTCACGTCAAAGTGGGCACGATGGCCAGCATCAACGAAGATGTGGTGAACATGAAGGTCAACCGGGCTGATTTCCACCAAGCTCTTGCCGAAGTGCAGCCTGCCTTTGGTGTGTCGGAAGAGGAACTTTCCAGTCGCCTTCAGTATGGCGTTATCCACTACTCGGACACCATCAATGAGATCCTCCGGGAAGGCGAATTGTTCGTCAAGCAGGTTGGCCAGGCTGACTCGACACCTCTCTTTTCGGTCTTGCTACACGGTCCCACGGGAAGCGGCAAGACTGCGCTTGCAGCGCGCATTGCCATCGACTCTGGCTTCCCCTTTATCAAGCTCATCAGCCCCGAGGACATGGTTGGCTTCAACGAGGCGCAAAAGATCCAGCACATCAACCGCATCTTCGACAGCGCGTACAAGAGTCAGACGAGTATCGTGGTCATCGACAATATCGAGCGCATCATCGACTGGGTGCCTATCGGCCCCCGGTTCAGCAACAGCGTGCTCCAGGCGCTCATGGTCTTCCTCGGAAAGAACCCTACTCACGGACGCCGGCTCCTGATCCTGGCCACGACCACCGAGCGTgcgttgatgaagaacctAGACGTTTACAACTCGTTCAATTCGGACATCATGGTTCCGAACGTCAACTCCTTTACCGAGCTACGGTATATCATGGAGCAATCCGGAGTGTTTGACTCGCAGGAGATCAAAACGGCCCTGGAAAATATCGGCGGTCTGGATGAATCCAAGTTCAGCGTTGGCGTCAAGAAGATCCTTTTGGGTATTGAGACCGCCAAGCAGGATGCTGATAAGGTGGGACGCTTTGTCCGTGTCGTTAATCGGGCCatcgagctcgaggaggctgGTATGTAG
- a CDS encoding uncharacterized protein (ID:PFLUO_004598-T1.cds;~source:funannotate), with translation MATHRHYYQPSAMPINVPSKAPAPAGLYPVSRVHGSPPDLSDSSTVAGSRTSGGLTFSSASGDYDSSSAGYSGVDVVDVLNGRMQDAYDPIPLDKGIARQAQTSGRMNAKQQELLELQALAQRRLKGVRSNFNEGLRVARETKRDLEWTQKRVSALKSKAERAHPDDYRRAAQKYAYDDRY, from the exons ATGGCCACTCACCGTCACTACTACCAGCCCTCCGCTATGCCCATCAACGTGCCGTCAAAGGCACCGGCGCCAGCGGGCTTGTACCCCGTGTCTCGGGTTCATGGCTCGCCGCCAGATTTGTCTGACTCCAGCACTGTTGCTGGCAGCCGCACTTCGGGCGGCCTGACATTCAGTTCCGCCAGCGGCGACTATGACTCCAGCTCCGCCGGCTACTCCGGCGTGGACGTCGTCGATGTCCTAAATGGCCGCATGCAAGATGCGTACGACCCGATCCCGCTGGACAAGGGCATTGCCCGACAGGCGCAAAC CTCCGGCCGCATGAACGCAAAGCAGCAAGAGTTGCTGGAGCTGCAAGCCCTCGCGCAGCGTCGTCTGAAGGGTGTACGATCGAACTTCAACGAAGGACTCAGAGTTGCGCGCGAAACCAAGCGCGACCTGGAATGGACCCAGAAGCGTGTCAG CGCCCTCAAATCTAAGGCTGAGCGGGCCCACCCGGACGACTACCGTCGCGCGGCACAGAAATACGCCTATGACGATAGGTACTGA
- a CDS encoding uncharacterized protein (ID:PFLUO_004597-T1.cds;~source:funannotate), whose product MQVKVTFRKWMFSPVLPGDAMAKMILNVDHPSVPDLRRTIEDINSKIEDFRDAEFRRIERQIQQREASSVDAFVTGEEEQRYHMTLRVIAFLESERHHFQQFLDDRAYFLGPVFAGSGLYRKEARNDDQDFLLDWALIQIRQERLGKNKPFLYGATTQQLVVAGLPLEAFFKQEKLLKATNSEMVVFKSGRSTSITQAKFHGLKSVLITREPIPMYGTFRLVTTWEYAFASISEGPFAEPGDSGTFVSTRLGGVVGLLWGGAERNDIGYVTPIEAVFDDIKKVTGAVEVRIAS is encoded by the exons ATGCAGGTGAAGGTCA CATTCCGTAAGTGGATGTTTTCGCCTGTCCTCCCAGGGGAtgccatggccaagatgatACTCAATGTTGACCATCCCTCGGTTCCTGACCTGAGACGTACTATTGAGGACATCAACTCGAAAATTGAAGACTTCAGAGACGCAGAATTCAGGAGAATCGAGCGGCAGATACAGCAGAGGGAGGCAAGTTCTGTTGATGCATTTGTCACgggagaagaggaacaaCGTTACCACATGACGCTGAGGGTCATCGCCTTCCTGGAATCTGAACGGCATCATTTTCAACAATTTCTTGACGACAGAGCTTACTTTCTTGGCCCTGTGTTTGCTGGCAGCGGTCTTTACCGCAAAGAAGCGCGGAATGATGATCAAGATTTTCTTCTGGACTGGGCCTTGATTCAAATCCGTCAAGAGAGACTTGGGAAAAACAAA CCTTTCCTCTACGGAGCGACAACTCAGCAACTTGTAGTAGCAGGACTTCCACTAGAAGCTTTCTTTAAACAAGAAAAGCTTCTCAAGGCCACCAATTCGGAAATGGTGGTTTTCAAATCTGGGCGGTCTACATCCATCACGCAGGCTAAATTTCACGGGCTCAAGTCTGTTCTAATAACCCGCGAGCCTATCCCAATGTATGGAACATTCAGACTAGTCACAACATGGGAATATGCATTCGCGAGCATTTCGGAAGGACCGTTTGCGGAACCAGGAGATTCGGGAACGTTCGTGTCCACACGCTTGGGAGGCGTGGTTGGACTTTTGTGGGGGGGAGCTGAACGCAACGATATCGGTTATGTCACCCCCATCGAGGCCGTATTTGATGACATCAAGAAGGTGACTGGTGCTGTGGAGGTTCGCATTGCTAGCTAG
- a CDS encoding uncharacterized protein (ID:PFLUO_004594-T1.cds;~source:funannotate), with translation MADALSVSDSSDSSNEEGWEDLEPEDESQPVVGLFTDDVFPDVRAMLKECKDKHNFDLVKIQKTLGLDFLDMIKLVNYVRTQVKSGNKTPDVSTKAQFDDDAYLKPVLEDDALLYSLDDLADDQGEDAAPGTEAERQVLELQEDLERLQTQFSEYRLAVQKSMEDQLSKEEKKLDNAPSAQTTDRMQEAEDGYFVSYSYNGIHESMLKDTVRTDSYRDFVYDNKHLFKDKVVLDVGCGTGILSMFCARAGAKKVISVDNSNIIDRAREIVYANGLGDVITCIRGKIEEVTLPVPQVDIIISEWMGYALLFEAMFDSVIYARDRYLAADGLMVPSHATLRIAPFADPDFVASHISFWNNVYGFDMKSMLMNIYDEALVRSIQPKSTPGDSTVFLPLPLHTITVDELTFLKDFQVTLKEDIDALDGWAIWFDIFFMPSRQSTVPDEAVPADMQKKGIVAFTTGPDGTETHWQQAICLIDHGKHTPKPLKKGQVIAGKVGYEKKEAGSRLLDIKIQWEGDGEKGTQKWDLK, from the exons ATGGCGGACGCTCTTTCCGTGTCGGACTCGTCGGACTCTAGTAACGAGGAGGGCTGGGAGGATCTCGAGCCTGAGGACGAGTCGCAGCCTGTTGTAGGCCTTTTCACCGACGATGTGTTTCCCGATGTGCGCGCCATGCTCAAGGAGTGCAAGGACAAGCACAATTTCGACTTGgtgaagatccagaagaccCTTG GCCTGGACTTCCTGGACATGATCAAGCTGGTCAACTATGTGCGCACCCAAGTCAAGTCTGGGAACAAGACACCCGATGTTTCGACCAAGGCCCAATTCGACGATGACGCCTACCTCAAACCCGTGTTGGAAGACGATGCCCTTCTGTATAGCTTGGATGACCTCGCTGATGACCAGGGCGAAGACGCCGCCCCCGGTACCGAAGCCGAGCGCCAAGTGCTCGAGCTCcaggaggatctggagcgccTTCAGACCCAATTCTCTGAGTATAGACTCGCCGTGCAGAAGTCAATGGAGGACCAGCTgtccaaggaagagaagaagctcgaCAATGCCCCGTCTGCCCAGACGACCGATAGAATGCAGGAGGCCGAAGATGGCTACTTTGTATCCTACTCCTACAATG GAATCCATGAATCCATGTTGAAGGACACCGTGCGCACCGATTCTTACCGTGATTTCGTCTACGACAACAAGCACCTTTTCAAGGACAAGGTGGTTCTGGACGTGGGCTGCGGCACCGGCATTCTGTCCATGTTCTGCGCTCGCGCGGGTGCGAAGAAGGTTATCTCAGTCGACAACTCGAACATCATCGACCGCGCCAGGGAGATTGTGTACGCCAATGGACTGGGCGATGTCATCAC ATGCATCCGCGGCAAGATTGAAGAGGTGACTCTACCCGTGCCGCAGgtcgacatcatcatctccgaATGGATGGGTTATGCGCTCCTGTTCGAGGCGATGTTCGACTCCGTCATCTACGCCCGAGACCGCTACCTCGCCGCGGATGGTCTCATGGTCCCCTCGCACGCCACGCTGCGGATCGCGCCCTTCGCAGACCCAGATTTCGTTGCATCGCACATCTCCTTCTGGAACAACGTGTACGGCTTCGACATGAAGAGTATGCTCATGAACATCTACGACGAGGCTCTTGTGCGCAGCATCCAGCCGAAATCCACACCTGGCGATTCCACGGTGTTCCTCCCGCTTCCGCTGCACACCATCACCGTTGACGAGTTGACTTTCCTGAAGGACTTTCAAGTCACCTTGAAGGAAGATATTGACGCACTGGATGGATGGGCGATCTGGTTCGATATCTTCTTCATGCCGTCGAGGCAGTCTACCGTGCCGGACGAGGCTGTGCCGGCAGATatgcagaagaagggcatCGTCGCCTTCACTACTGGTCCCGATGGGACGGAAACTCATTGGCAGCAGGCTATTTGTCTGATTGACCATGGGAAACATACTCCTAAGCCTCTCAAGAAGGGCCAGGTTATCGCGGGCAAAGTCGGctacgagaagaaggaggccgggTCCCGGTTGTTGGATATCAAGATTCAGTGGGAGGGCGATGGCGAGAAAGGCACCCAGAAATGGGACCTGAAATGA